From a region of the Paenibacillus lutimineralis genome:
- a CDS encoding DUF4362 domain-containing protein, which yields MRKYLLIIALSALLVSCSSGPNNNPNDSSHSKLSFQQAKRQGYVVVGPPGLANVNKLEKFYEDYLNKTSCLVALAHYTDEGDPIFIDLEFNGEEILYTYDNSWDGFGGQNKGVQHTTCTQMNKRTGPRGERKGTEYYLNSCNDDIGYSDPVQKEYFLMFIDDKEQ from the coding sequence TTGAGGAAATATTTATTAATTATTGCTCTATCAGCATTGCTTGTTTCTTGTAGTTCTGGACCCAATAATAATCCGAATGATTCGTCACATTCTAAATTGTCTTTTCAACAAGCCAAAAGACAGGGCTATGTTGTTGTAGGGCCTCCTGGGTTAGCTAATGTGAATAAGCTAGAGAAGTTCTATGAGGATTATTTGAATAAGACAAGCTGCCTCGTTGCGCTTGCTCATTACACTGATGAAGGCGATCCAATATTTATTGATCTTGAGTTTAATGGAGAAGAAATTCTATATACTTATGATAACTCTTGGGACGGATTCGGAGGACAGAATAAAGGGGTACAGCACACGACCTGTACACAAATGAATAAACGTACCGGGCCACGAGGAGAGCGCAAAGGAACGGAATATTACTTGAATTCTTGTAATGATGACATTGGCTATAGCGATCCAGTTCAGAAAGAATATTTCCTAATGTTCATCGATGATAAGGAACAATAA
- a CDS encoding GNAT family N-acetyltransferase: MIVYSDDKEQNARDVAEVFQKSGIKRPYDDVERIQSMIDHSDIMITAWADGRMVGVARAITDYSYCCYLSDLAVDQEYQKQGIGKELVQRIRTKIGDQCSLILISAPTAVDYYPSLGFERSDKAFLIRRDQ; this comes from the coding sequence ATGATCGTTTATTCAGATGACAAGGAACAAAATGCACGTGATGTAGCGGAAGTTTTTCAAAAATCCGGAATCAAGAGACCTTATGATGATGTTGAGAGAATCCAAAGCATGATCGATCATTCAGATATTATGATTACCGCCTGGGCTGATGGCAGAATGGTTGGGGTCGCCAGAGCTATAACTGACTATTCATATTGCTGTTATTTATCAGATCTTGCGGTGGACCAAGAATATCAGAAACAAGGAATTGGAAAAGAATTAGTACAACGTATCCGTACGAAAATAGGGGATCAATGTTCATTAATACTAATCTCCGCCCCAACAGCAGTTGATTACTATCCTAGTTTAGGATTTGAACGATCGGATAAAGCATTTTTGATAAGAAGAGACCAGTAA
- a CDS encoding pyridoxamine 5'-phosphate oxidase family protein — MDIRGSEGTNMQNPFKEILSSEDEIRDLIGYPSEIVKRKAIQHLDAHCRNFISMSPLLFISTGDDQGFCDVSPRGDAPGSVLVIDEHHLVIPERPGNRRIDALRNILLNPRIGIIFIIPGLEETLRINGKAFVIKDENILEQMKSRDKQPLLGIGVEVEECFIHCAKAFKRSKVWDNQSWAMDDALPSISAILKDHVNSSEYTEEVIRKGLEESYEKRLY; from the coding sequence ATGGATATTCGAGGAAGTGAGGGAACTAATATGCAAAACCCATTTAAAGAAATCTTGTCTTCAGAAGATGAGATTAGAGATCTCATAGGTTATCCAAGTGAGATTGTCAAAAGGAAAGCCATACAACACTTAGATGCTCATTGTCGGAATTTTATTTCTATGTCCCCATTATTATTTATATCCACTGGGGATGATCAAGGATTTTGTGATGTATCTCCTCGGGGAGATGCTCCTGGATCGGTTCTAGTCATAGATGAGCATCACTTAGTGATTCCAGAGCGGCCAGGCAATCGCAGAATCGATGCATTAAGAAATATCTTGTTAAACCCAAGGATCGGCATAATATTTATTATTCCCGGATTAGAAGAGACGCTTAGAATCAATGGGAAAGCCTTCGTGATCAAAGATGAGAACATTCTGGAACAGATGAAATCTAGAGATAAACAGCCCCTATTAGGGATTGGAGTAGAAGTCGAGGAATGTTTCATTCATTGTGCTAAAGCTTTTAAGCGATCTAAGGTATGGGATAACCAGTCGTGGGCCATGGACGACGCTTTGCCGTCGATTTCGGCCATATTAAAGGATCATGTGAATTCATCTGAATATACGGAAGAGGTTATTCGAAAAGGGTTAGAGGAGAGCTACGAGAAGAGATTATATTGA
- a CDS encoding phosphotransferase enzyme family protein, with protein sequence MALLALHNYDLDWTQIRFNQLSDTATFIVETNVDGTFLLRIHSEMKKEAIDSELVWLESLYDKLKIVPLGIVDRNGSRTVTIDRGDGYYAHASLMRWVEGAHVNSGITEGQAFKEGILLANLHSVAQDFEVPSNFERPVWGEQSFKEATTQLADYYHYFLTDAEYKLYRLAIEKVLCWFNTIHKNGQNYGLIHGDLHQGNIVFHDGNPRPIDFGRCGFGYFLYDVAHAILGLHPLQRELVVKGYQSIRDLEENWLPALESFSVMVMIEDYCHHAPDPRETKGLKEEQPYAQAILRNYLNGSPFLFNHIHLN encoded by the coding sequence ATGGCCCTATTGGCACTTCATAATTATGACCTTGATTGGACTCAAATTCGGTTTAACCAACTATCTGACACAGCTACTTTTATCGTAGAGACAAATGTAGATGGAACATTTCTACTGCGAATTCATTCTGAAATGAAAAAAGAAGCGATAGATTCTGAATTAGTTTGGTTAGAGTCTTTGTACGATAAGTTGAAGATTGTTCCACTAGGAATTGTAGACCGTAATGGTTCGAGAACTGTTACGATCGATCGTGGGGATGGTTACTATGCGCATGCTTCTTTGATGCGTTGGGTAGAGGGTGCTCATGTGAACAGTGGCATTACTGAGGGCCAAGCTTTTAAAGAGGGTATTCTTTTAGCAAACTTACATTCCGTGGCGCAGGATTTCGAAGTGCCTTCTAATTTTGAACGTCCAGTTTGGGGGGAGCAAAGCTTTAAAGAAGCAACAACTCAGTTAGCTGATTACTATCATTATTTCCTGACTGATGCTGAATATAAATTGTATCGATTGGCCATCGAGAAAGTTTTATGCTGGTTTAATACAATACATAAGAATGGACAAAATTACGGGCTAATTCATGGAGATCTACACCAAGGTAATATTGTATTTCATGATGGTAATCCTCGTCCAATTGATTTTGGTAGATGTGGCTTTGGATATTTTCTTTACGATGTCGCACATGCGATCTTAGGGCTTCATCCTTTGCAACGAGAATTAGTCGTTAAAGGGTATCAAAGCATAAGAGATTTGGAAGAGAACTGGCTACCGGCCCTAGAAAGCTTTTCGGTGATGGTTATGATCGAAGATTATTGCCACCATGCCCCAGATCCAAGAGAAACCAAGGGTTTGAAGGAAGAGCAGCCCTATGCTCAGGCCATATTAAGAAACTATTTAAATGGATCACCATTTCTATTTAATCATATACATTTAAACTAG
- a CDS encoding GNAT family N-acetyltransferase — MQQIEIRRPEPGDCQELHQFFRSVITDTFAKENLADLVEDIEQEIKTKESYLKIDYDSLGVDRYFLLAIANKQIIGTIEYGPFSRLIHELTQGALQNMVEIGTVLVHPEYQQQGIGSLLLNVLLLSLRNKGIEEFCLDSGYNRAQKYWMKKLGEPDYRFENYWSEGNDHMIWRRQTSDIPVIFKIYQP; from the coding sequence GTGCAACAAATAGAGATAAGAAGACCAGAACCTGGTGATTGTCAGGAGTTGCATCAGTTCTTTCGATCAGTAATTACGGATACTTTTGCAAAAGAGAATCTAGCAGATTTAGTAGAAGATATTGAACAGGAAATTAAGACGAAAGAAAGTTATCTCAAGATAGATTACGATAGCCTAGGCGTTGATAGATACTTTTTACTTGCGATAGCGAACAAACAGATTATTGGAACTATTGAATATGGACCATTCAGCCGCTTGATTCACGAACTGACACAAGGCGCATTGCAAAATATGGTCGAGATAGGCACGGTCCTCGTTCATCCTGAATATCAACAGCAAGGTATTGGAAGCCTGCTCTTGAATGTATTGCTTCTATCTTTAAGGAATAAGGGGATTGAAGAATTTTGCTTAGATAGCGGGTACAATCGTGCACAGAAATATTGGATGAAAAAATTAGGGGAACCCGATTATCGGTTCGAGAACTACTGGAGTGAAGGAAACGACCATATGATCTGGAGACGACAAACGAGCGACATTCCTGTTATTTTTAAAATATACCAGCCCTAA
- a CDS encoding SecDF P1 head subdomain-containing protein, translating to MKFRKTVILFTLFLSICVIAGCSTKDLPGKKVEQEKIIVTFEDKNRNVLATGADLDSVFVSVSKDEQYLISGKFKEAKKLEEITQKLLGKELLIYCNEDLIASPVINGALRTGDFSIAGGFTLKEASEWVYMIKKSME from the coding sequence ATGAAATTCAGAAAAACAGTAATATTATTCACTCTATTTCTAAGCATTTGCGTCATAGCGGGATGCAGTACTAAGGACTTGCCTGGGAAAAAAGTAGAGCAAGAAAAAATAATCGTAACCTTTGAAGATAAGAATAGAAACGTACTAGCTACTGGGGCTGATCTTGACTCTGTATTTGTGAGTGTTTCAAAAGATGAACAATATTTGATTAGTGGAAAATTTAAAGAGGCTAAAAAGTTAGAAGAAATCACTCAGAAATTGCTAGGCAAAGAATTATTAATCTATTGTAATGAAGACTTAATTGCTTCACCAGTTATTAATGGCGCTCTTCGGACAGGCGATTTTAGTATTGCCGGGGGGTTTACCTTGAAGGAGGCAAGCGAGTGGGTCTATATGATAAAAAAGAGCATGGAATAA
- a CDS encoding HXXEE domain-containing protein, giving the protein MTIQTLVWLFIVVFLLHDLEEIIYVESWIKRNRNHVIGKVPSKISKRLDKMFNITSGQFAVAVLLEFIIFIPFVFIAAEQGMFFIFLSFNTLFFLHVFTHVGQSLYLKMYTPGVVSAVLLVLPYTIYLFDTLITDNLVTWTEILLSVPVGLFIIPIVLLGHELGRKMVRY; this is encoded by the coding sequence ATGACAATACAAACACTGGTATGGTTATTTATCGTTGTATTCTTACTCCATGACCTGGAAGAAATCATATACGTTGAATCTTGGATTAAGAGAAATAGAAATCATGTAATTGGCAAGGTCCCTTCAAAAATCAGTAAGCGTCTAGATAAGATGTTTAATATTACTAGCGGCCAATTTGCGGTTGCTGTTTTACTGGAGTTTATTATATTTATTCCGTTTGTTTTTATTGCTGCGGAGCAAGGAATGTTTTTTATATTCCTATCCTTCAATACATTGTTCTTTCTTCATGTATTCACACATGTCGGACAATCCTTATATTTAAAGATGTATACGCCCGGTGTGGTTAGTGCTGTGCTCCTCGTTCTGCCTTATACCATATATTTGTTTGATACATTGATCACGGATAATTTGGTCACTTGGACAGAGATTCTATTAAGCGTTCCAGTCGGACTCTTCATCATACCTATCGTATTGCTGGGTCATGAACTGGGAAGGAAGATGGTTAGATATTAA
- a CDS encoding 4-hydroxyphenylacetate 3-hydroxylase family protein has product MPIKNGKEYIERIDRQQINLWYNGQRVTGPLSEHPAFRGLIHTQADLYDMQCDAQYTRLMTYKSPLNGDPVGLSFLAPKNKEDIQQRRQMIDLWSKRHHGFLGRSPDYMNTVLMSLYTAASILEENDSMYANNLRSYYEYCRDNDITLSHAFVQPFASKWSAEADPVEETIACKVIEVTDEGLIVSGAFVMATQGATCEEILVLPTPSLTFSEEANPMAIAFAVPNDLNGMTFICRDSYAHDSTFDYPLSSRFDEMDTMVIFDKVLIPHNRVFLYGNETMGNRLFTEGNFLAHAGHQVVSRYIAKTEFFLGLIQSLAEEQNVTLEMSTTQQISRVMMLLENLKGLRLASEAEAATDPMGYYTPATSPLLAACLQFPDFHMEITSIIQMLSSSNLIMSPSCANFESDIQPYLENYLKGIYTPAKERVALFRLAWELGAGPFGGRQNQYELFFLGNQKIISARLYNYFPNQDDYKNMITDFLQNNKA; this is encoded by the coding sequence TTGCCAATAAAAAACGGTAAAGAGTATATCGAGCGGATCGATCGTCAGCAAATTAATCTATGGTATAATGGCCAGCGTGTCACTGGTCCGTTATCCGAACACCCTGCATTTCGTGGACTAATACACACCCAGGCTGACCTATACGATATGCAGTGCGATGCCCAATATACCCGTCTGATGACTTATAAATCCCCGCTCAATGGTGATCCGGTTGGTTTATCCTTTCTAGCTCCTAAGAACAAAGAGGATATACAGCAAAGAAGACAGATGATCGATCTGTGGTCCAAGAGGCATCACGGATTTCTCGGCCGCTCTCCTGACTATATGAATACGGTCCTTATGTCGTTATATACGGCTGCATCCATTCTTGAAGAAAATGACTCTATGTACGCCAACAATTTAAGAAGCTATTATGAATATTGCCGTGATAACGACATCACTCTATCGCATGCTTTTGTTCAGCCGTTTGCAAGCAAATGGTCAGCAGAGGCAGATCCTGTTGAGGAGACCATCGCTTGTAAGGTAATTGAAGTAACCGACGAAGGCCTCATCGTTAGCGGTGCATTTGTGATGGCTACTCAAGGTGCGACATGTGAAGAAATTCTGGTCCTACCTACACCTTCCCTCACGTTCTCAGAGGAGGCGAATCCGATGGCCATTGCTTTCGCAGTCCCGAATGATCTGAATGGGATGACATTTATTTGCCGTGACAGCTATGCGCACGATTCCACTTTCGACTACCCGCTTAGCTCCCGATTTGATGAGATGGATACGATGGTTATTTTCGACAAGGTGCTTATTCCGCACAACCGTGTGTTCTTATATGGGAATGAGACTATGGGGAATCGCTTATTTACAGAGGGGAATTTTCTAGCCCATGCAGGGCATCAGGTCGTCTCCAGATATATTGCCAAAACGGAGTTCTTTCTAGGTCTTATTCAAAGCTTGGCAGAGGAACAAAATGTCACCCTGGAAATGTCCACGACACAGCAAATATCCCGTGTGATGATGCTGCTTGAGAATCTGAAGGGATTAAGACTAGCTTCTGAGGCAGAAGCAGCTACTGATCCTATGGGATACTATACACCTGCGACCAGTCCACTGCTTGCTGCTTGTCTGCAATTCCCTGATTTCCATATGGAAATCACAAGCATAATTCAAATGCTAAGCTCCAGCAACTTAATCATGAGTCCCTCATGTGCTAATTTTGAATCAGACATTCAGCCCTATTTGGAGAATTATTTAAAGGGGATCTACACACCCGCCAAAGAACGAGTCGCTTTATTTAGATTGGCATGGGAGCTCGGAGCCGGGCCTTTTGGTGGGAGACAGAATCAGTATGAACTCTTCTTCCTAGGCAATCAGAAAATTATCTCTGCTCGGTTATACAACTACTTCCCTAATCAAGATGACTACAAGAACATGATTACTGACTTTTTACAAAACAATAAGGCCTGA
- a CDS encoding DUF6508 domain-containing protein: protein MTNEIITEQEINKLLSYLDFFQDSSSVFFTEVNGYYQESDEVHRFREVLNETGFLLVFDWTTWLHDNEVYKDINHNIQDQIRNADLETLRKLMTSYIRGDRFNEGLFISTIVNGHITNILLRLKELV from the coding sequence ATGACAAATGAAATCATTACAGAACAAGAGATCAATAAGTTACTTAGCTATCTTGATTTTTTTCAAGATTCCAGCAGCGTTTTCTTTACTGAGGTGAATGGATATTACCAGGAAAGCGACGAGGTCCACAGGTTTCGTGAAGTACTGAATGAGACTGGATTTTTATTGGTGTTCGATTGGACGACCTGGCTTCATGACAATGAGGTCTATAAAGATATAAACCATAACATCCAAGACCAGATCCGCAATGCCGATTTGGAGACACTTAGGAAATTAATGACGAGTTACATTCGCGGAGATAGATTCAATGAAGGATTGTTTATTTCTACGATTGTAAACGGACATATCACAAATATATTATTAAGACTAAAGGAACTAGTGTAG
- a CDS encoding CHAP domain-containing protein, with protein MSRREILAQIAEELASRPLMGNENKCGPDLEPILNYFPRNNVSIGFDWCAAFVYYCCIEAGVKLPVRYSEPVSRNFAWVEAWLEWGQLHGFYHHISDLSFIPEQGDLVVFDNILGNGLNDHIGVVLRIDQDKIITAEGNYYNKSGIFQREREQINGYIRIDETY; from the coding sequence GTGAGCCGAAGAGAGATCCTGGCGCAAATCGCCGAAGAGCTAGCTTCAAGACCTTTGATGGGTAATGAAAATAAATGCGGTCCCGATTTGGAGCCGATCCTTAACTATTTCCCAAGAAATAATGTAAGTATAGGTTTCGATTGGTGTGCTGCATTTGTATATTATTGTTGTATAGAGGCAGGGGTGAAGTTACCTGTACGATATTCGGAGCCGGTCTCCCGTAATTTTGCCTGGGTAGAGGCTTGGTTAGAGTGGGGACAATTACACGGGTTCTATCATCACATTAGTGACTTGTCGTTCATCCCAGAGCAAGGGGATCTTGTAGTATTCGATAACATTTTAGGGAATGGTCTAAATGATCATATTGGAGTCGTATTAAGAATTGATCAAGATAAAATCATAACGGCAGAAGGAAACTATTATAATAAATCAGGGATTTTTCAACGAGAACGAGAACAAATAAATGGATACATAAGAATCGATGAAACGTATTAA
- a CDS encoding GNAT family N-acetyltransferase produces the protein MTPILTQDQVHLIERSEMDYMVDRMRAIEEREGNPEGVEMKSFGKTVAFYSRTMPWPTFNTVKGLSPDDIDCIDAIVDFYKSRGRKPQFEIVPSRVNLEILKKLAEHGFYQSGFHTSMYYSMEQLPPDWRDSGIDIKEISEEEFMTYALIHCRSTGLPDDGIPYVADNNQVLYARPGWRFFMALIDRKPAAVGVMYMNQTVASLTFAGTLPEYRNRGCQQALIRRRIYEAAINGCQAVVSQAGFLTQSHRNMEQVGMKIGYIRTTWTELER, from the coding sequence ATGACTCCAATATTAACCCAGGATCAAGTTCATTTAATCGAGCGATCTGAGATGGATTATATGGTAGACCGAATGCGGGCGATTGAGGAGAGAGAAGGTAATCCGGAAGGGGTGGAAATGAAGTCGTTTGGTAAGACAGTGGCGTTCTATAGCAGGACGATGCCTTGGCCCACATTCAACACGGTAAAAGGTTTGAGTCCGGACGATATCGATTGCATTGATGCGATTGTGGACTTTTATAAGTCGAGAGGGCGTAAGCCGCAGTTTGAAATCGTCCCCTCGAGGGTAAACTTGGAAATCTTAAAGAAGCTAGCTGAGCACGGATTTTATCAGTCTGGCTTTCATACGTCAATGTACTATTCCATGGAGCAGTTGCCACCTGATTGGCGGGATAGTGGCATTGACATCAAGGAAATCTCAGAGGAAGAGTTCATGACGTATGCCTTGATCCATTGCCGGAGCACCGGACTCCCGGATGATGGAATTCCGTATGTCGCTGACAATAACCAAGTATTATACGCGAGGCCTGGTTGGAGATTCTTCATGGCCTTGATCGATAGAAAACCAGCGGCTGTCGGGGTCATGTACATGAATCAGACCGTAGCCTCGTTGACGTTTGCCGGAACGCTCCCGGAGTACAGGAACAGAGGATGTCAGCAAGCTCTAATTCGTAGAAGAATATACGAGGCCGCCATAAATGGGTGCCAGGCTGTAGTTAGTCAAGCCGGATTTCTGACACAGAGCCATCGAAATATGGAGCAAGTTGGGATGAAGATTGGGTATATCAGAACGACATGGACAGAATTGGAGCGTTAA
- a CDS encoding DinB family protein, with the protein MKALFQYNWQVRDEWFGALESIPPIELIKERGAGVGSILKTIFHIIDVEYSWMRAMQNEPDIVFRFEDYQDVQALRNLSNELRVEMREFINKWTQEMEYEMVHPSWQDKAFYKGEILRHILVHEVHHIGQLSIWSKEIGIQVISSNFIGRELM; encoded by the coding sequence ATGAAGGCTCTATTTCAATACAATTGGCAGGTCAGGGACGAATGGTTCGGAGCATTAGAATCAATCCCACCAATTGAACTAATAAAAGAGCGTGGAGCTGGAGTTGGCTCTATTCTCAAGACGATTTTTCATATCATTGATGTTGAATATAGCTGGATGAGAGCGATGCAGAATGAACCGGACATCGTATTTCGATTTGAGGATTATCAAGATGTGCAAGCCTTGAGAAACCTGTCCAATGAACTTAGAGTTGAGATGAGAGAGTTTATTAATAAATGGACACAAGAGATGGAATATGAAATGGTACACCCCTCTTGGCAGGATAAGGCCTTCTACAAAGGTGAAATTTTAAGGCATATTTTAGTTCATGAAGTTCATCATATTGGGCAATTATCGATTTGGTCTAAAGAAATAGGAATCCAAGTAATTAGTTCGAATTTTATCGGTAGAGAATTAATGTGA
- a CDS encoding class I SAM-dependent methyltransferase — translation MATHEQIYRNQADTYEFMISRQPELSEVIKAIRPFHNLDILDLGAGSGRLSRVLAKEAKSLLCTDISSAMLDLLEHKLMQLGITRNWTTEVADHRNLPIADKSIDLAVSGWSICYLTGTENNQWEENLEQIISELRRVLRPDGTMIIFETMGTGTETPNPPRFLTDYYRALEEDYGFQHKWIRMDYHFRDVEEARQSTEFFFGEELTKEIIDNHWSTVPECAGIWWKHL, via the coding sequence ATGGCGACGCATGAGCAAATCTATCGTAATCAGGCAGATACCTATGAATTTATGATTAGTAGACAACCTGAATTATCCGAGGTTATTAAGGCGATAAGGCCTTTTCACAATTTGGATATTCTAGATTTGGGCGCAGGCTCTGGCAGATTATCAAGGGTTCTCGCTAAAGAAGCAAAGTCGCTCCTATGTACGGATATTTCTTCAGCTATGCTGGATCTTTTGGAGCATAAATTAATGCAGCTAGGAATAACACGGAATTGGACTACCGAAGTAGCTGATCATCGAAACCTCCCGATTGCCGATAAATCCATCGATCTAGCGGTCTCAGGTTGGAGCATCTGTTATTTAACAGGTACTGAGAATAATCAGTGGGAAGAGAATCTAGAGCAGATTATTTCAGAACTTCGCCGGGTATTGAGGCCGGATGGAACGATGATTATTTTTGAGACGATGGGGACCGGGACAGAAACTCCTAATCCGCCGCGCTTCCTAACGGACTATTATAGAGCACTTGAAGAGGATTATGGATTTCAGCATAAGTGGATCCGGATGGATTATCATTTTAGAGATGTTGAAGAGGCGAGACAGAGCACCGAATTTTTCTTTGGCGAGGAGTTAACGAAGGAAATTATAGACAATCATTGGTCGACAGTTCCTGAATGTGCAGGGATATGGTGGAAGCATCTATAA
- a CDS encoding GNAT family N-acetyltransferase codes for MTNKTIRPATLEDSLSLIELNYKFNGVERTAMEVRQSLLNTNEIIVLAFCNDQAVGFGCAQYYKSFCYSEPHGEITELYVIEEEQGKGWGPQIICFLEERLLQIGVKQIKVLTGQDNVRAQKTYQKANYSLTDEVMYEKTVEES; via the coding sequence TTGACCAATAAAACTATAAGGCCAGCAACTTTAGAAGACAGCTTATCGTTAATTGAATTAAATTACAAATTTAATGGTGTGGAACGAACTGCAATGGAGGTTAGGCAAAGTCTCCTGAATACAAATGAGATTATTGTTCTAGCATTTTGTAATGATCAAGCAGTTGGTTTTGGCTGTGCTCAATACTACAAATCCTTTTGTTACTCTGAACCGCACGGAGAAATAACTGAATTATATGTCATTGAGGAGGAACAAGGAAAAGGCTGGGGTCCGCAAATCATTTGCTTTTTAGAAGAAAGATTGCTCCAAATCGGGGTTAAGCAAATTAAGGTATTAACGGGACAGGACAATGTTAGGGCTCAGAAAACTTATCAAAAAGCGAATTATTCATTGACTGATGAAGTGATGTATGAGAAGACGGTTGAAGAATCTTAA
- a CDS encoding GNAT family N-acetyltransferase produces the protein MSNNLELSIVEKESDVTTFWKLFNNYINELSLNASIGDEFDRDYFYSDEYRDAIEELRIRDINPLRICFIQEEAMIGFLMYITYFDEGRKCFLMEYYIEPKYRNQGYGKLAYLKAEQFVRNEGALFIELTPTNEANERFWSSVGFEKSTDVDEDNKHYYRKSFEI, from the coding sequence ATGAGTAATAATCTAGAGCTATCTATTGTAGAAAAAGAATCTGACGTAACTACCTTTTGGAAGTTATTTAATAATTATATTAATGAACTATCTCTTAACGCATCTATAGGGGATGAGTTTGATCGAGATTACTTTTACTCTGATGAATATAGAGATGCAATTGAGGAATTAAGAATCAGAGATATAAATCCACTAAGAATATGTTTTATACAAGAAGAGGCTATGATTGGCTTTTTAATGTATATTACTTATTTTGATGAAGGCAGAAAATGCTTTTTAATGGAATACTATATCGAACCTAAATACCGCAACCAAGGGTATGGCAAATTAGCTTATTTGAAGGCCGAACAGTTTGTTAGGAATGAGGGTGCTTTATTCATTGAATTAACACCCACGAACGAAGCAAACGAAAGGTTCTGGAGTAGTGTCGGATTCGAGAAATCTACAGATGTGGATGAAGATAACAAACACTATTACAGAAAATCATTTGAGATATAA
- a CDS encoding RDD family protein yields the protein MGAGFWVRFGALLIDSILIGILVAMVSFLITGGSDDENVKSILRFLYSLLLPIFWGGYTVGKRLCGIKIRKVDDQTPPGLGTMLLRNVLAGLIYALTLGIGLIISAFMVGTREDRRAIHDFIAGTEVVHDK from the coding sequence ATGGGGGCAGGTTTTTGGGTTAGATTCGGGGCTTTGTTAATAGACTCAATTCTCATCGGAATCCTTGTAGCTATGGTTTCTTTTTTAATTACAGGTGGTTCAGACGATGAGAATGTAAAGAGCATATTGAGGTTCTTGTACTCGTTGCTATTGCCAATATTCTGGGGAGGATATACCGTTGGAAAGCGTCTTTGTGGAATCAAAATAAGAAAAGTCGATGATCAAACTCCACCTGGACTTGGAACTATGTTGCTGCGGAATGTTCTTGCAGGATTAATTTATGCACTGACCCTTGGAATTGGTCTGATTATCAGTGCATTCATGGTGGGGACGCGGGAAGATCGAAGGGCGATTCATGATTTTATTGCAGGGACAGAAGTGGTACATGATAAATGA